The genomic segment ccccatcgggctcactgctgtcagtgcagagtcagtgcagagcctgcttcgaatcctctgttTCCCCTCTGTGtctgctgccccaccccccactcatgcactctctcaaaaataaataaaacattaaaaaaaacccctgagATTTCCAGATTTGGGAATGGATTAATGTAGATGTCCCCGTAATTTCAGGGTTCAGGGCCCCCTTTTTTCTCATATTCTGGCCTTGGCATAGCAGATCTGCCTTACTTGGTTGTTTAACTTTCTTTGGAGCTTGGCCACTCTGATGGTTAAGTTTTGGACCTGGTCTTCAGCTTTCTCTGTTCTCCCACCACAACTACCAGAGAGGCCCTCTGGCTTTCATATTTGGCATTCAGTTGGCCGTTAATCACTTTCAGCCTTTCCTTATATTTTCCTTGCGATATAAAAGAGCTTAGCAATAGCCATCTAATCCCATTACCTTATAGTTATTACTTCCCCTAGAGTTTTCAAACTCTTGATACTTGGCACCAACTAGTGCATTCCCTTCTACTGGCATAGCATCCAATTCACAATCAGTGAAAGTTTTAACAATTGTTTCAGAGATTATCTTTGCTCCACCTCCCACCAGTGGTGGGCCCTCATTGTTAGCCTGGCAGTTGATGATTTATCatcaaaattccattttattgccTGGTACCATCTGTTGCAGTTTGGGAACTCTACTAAACTGACTGAGACAGAAATTAGCATTCTGAATATTTATTAGGAAGTGCCTAtgtaagggagaggcagaaataaAATTGAGTAGAGGGAGAGGTGGCGATTTCAGGCCTTACAGACTCAGCTCACACCATGGAGAAGCCCTAAAGCTGAAATGACCCATCACAGTTGTCCTGCTTTGGAATGAAATGGCAGGACGTTTATACCTTGTTTGATTAGTCATTCCAGTGGGTAATCCAATGGAAGACCATGACCTTGGACAGCAAGGCTCTGTATAGGTAGGGTAATCTCTGAAGATACTGACAAATAAAGGCTATATGTTGAAAAGCCATTCACAGAGTTGAGGGATAAGACCTTCCTTGAGGGGGATATGGATGATGCATTTCTGTGTGCACCATAGGAACTGTAGCTAGTGATAAGGTAAATATTGTAAAAGTATTGCTTATCCAATTTTCTCTGAAACTTACAATGAGTGAATAAAATTCCCTCTACCCACAAGAAAAGTGAACATCAGAATATTGTTATGAGTAATAGGGTAGTAACCATTGCAGTTAAACTGGGCTCTCATGggacattataatttttaaaaaattactcggTTTCATGACAACTTAAAGATCAATGGTAGTCATATGGTAACTGACAAACATTTTCTAGCATTTTCCTTATCTCTTCAAACAAATGGTAAAGGCTTTTGCATTCCCCAAATACTTATATCAAAAGCTTCTTTGCCTAAAAGTTCAGgacaattctaatttttttcattgacttCTAGTTGAAACTTACAGTCTTTGTTAAGACTCAAATTTTAATTGCAACTCGATTACATAACTCATGGCTTTTTATTTGAGCAGCTCCAACTAATATgctgaaattaatatatttttatctctagcCTGACTTTCCTGTGAGCTTCAGATTAGAACATATCATGACCCCTTTGTAATCTCTTCTTGGATTTCTAATAGACAACTTAAATGTAACAAGGTCACTGTGGAgctcctgctccctgccccaAATTTGCTTCCCTTTCTCAGCAAAAGCATCACCATCTACCCAGTTGCTCAAGCTCAAAATGTGTTAGAGTCATCCTTGATTCCCTGTCCATATTTCATTCAACAGCAGACCCTGTCTGCTTCATCCAACATCTGGGTATCTCTCATCATCTTCACAGCTATACTGCAGAACCATTAGCTGGTCTTCCTTCATTGTTGTCTTTTGACTCTATTGcccaccacattaatagaatggaaaaataaaaatcatatgatcttctcaatagatgcagacaaagcatttgacaaagtcaatatcctttcatgattaaaactctcggggcacctgggtggctcagttgagtgtccgactcttgatttcagctcgggtcatgatcccagggtagtggggtTGAGCACcttgtcaagctctgtgctgggtgtggagcctgcttgggattctctctctctctttctctctctctctctttctctttctttctctctccctctgcccttcccccaccccttttctctctaaaaagaaaactcTCAACATAGTCTGTATAGAAGGAGcacatctcaacataataaatgccaCACATGATAAACATATCACAGCTAATGTCACACTAAGTGGTGCAAGGTTGAaaactttccctctaagatcaggaacaagacaagggtgttcACCCTCACCACTCTGATTCAACAGAGTACTAGAAGTCCTTtccagaacaattaggcaagaaatagaaataaaaggcatccaaattgaaaagaaaaaggtaagggtgcctcagtggctcagtcagttgggcatctgactcttgatttcggttcaggtcacaatctcacggttcttgagtttgagccccacatctggctctatactgagagcatggagcctgcttgggattctctccatctctctctacccctcccctgcttatgctctctctctctctctctctctctcagaataaataaataaacttaaaaaaaagacaagtaaaaggtaaaactgtctttgtttactGATGACATgaccttttataaataaaacccTAAAGGCTCTACCAAAAAAAGTTGGACCTAACAAACGAATTTAGGAAaattgcaggatgcaaaatcaacatacagaaaccagttgtatttctttcttaaaaaaaattattattttatttttattttttagagagggatcatgaacaggggagaaaggcaaaaagagagagagagagagagggagaatctgaagcaggctccacactcagtgctgagcctaacatggggcttaatcccactaccctaggatcatgacctgagccaaaatcaagcgttggacgttcaaccaactgagccacccaggcaaccccagttgcatttctatgcactaacGATGAACTACctgaacaagaaataaagaaaacagtcccatgtactgaaataaaaaaacttttgcatagcaaaggaagccatcaataaaatgaaaagctgatatactgactgggagaagatatttgcaagtgacatatctgataagggattaaaaaaatgtttacttatttattttgagagacagagagagagagacagagagagagggagagagagcatgagtaagggagaggccgaaagagagagaatcttaagctggctctgtgctgacaatgcagggctcgaactcactaaccattagatcatgacctcagccaaaatcaagagtcggacacttaagtgactgagtcacccaggcgcccctgataaggggttaatatccaatatataaagaacttatgcaactcaatatgacaaaacaaataatccaatttaaaaaatgggcagaggacctgaatagacatttttccaaagaagacctacagatgaccaacagacacatgaaaatatgctcaatatcactaattgtcagggaaatgcaaataaaaaccataatattACACCtatcaaaatggttaaaataaaaaacacaagaaacaagtgttggcaagtatgtggagaaaaaagaacccttgtacaccattggtgggaatgcaaactggtgcagccactatggaaaacagtacagagtgtcctcaaaaaattaaaaatagaaatacaatatgatgtaataattccactattgggtatttacccaaagaaaatgaaaacactaatttgaaaagatatatgtgcccCTGTGTTtgttgaagcattatttacaatagcgtTATTTACAAGTGTCCGTTGATAGATGACTGGATGAGGAAAATGtgacatatatacataatggaatattacatagctATGAAAAGGATGAGATTAtgccatttgtgaccacatggaTAAACCTAgtgggtattgtgctaagtgaaataaatcagactgagaaagacaagtaccacataatttcactcatatgtgggacctaaaaaaaaaatcaaatgaataaacaaacaaaaagaagaatcagacctgtaaatacagagagcaGACTGATGGTTGCTAGATGGAAGGGGGCTTGGGGatggtaaaatgggtgaaggggaatgggagatacaggcttccagtttagaatgaataagtcatgggaataaaaggcacagcataaggagtATCGTGAGTGTAATTGTAATAACGTTGTATGGTGACCgacggtagctacacttgtgagcatagcatgaTGTATAAATTCATTGAATCTCTgtgttatacatctgaaactcATGTAACATTGTTTTCAACTATActcaagtaaaaaaatttttcaaaagaaaatattcctgCCCTCCCaatttccatttacaatagcaccaaaaacaataaaatacttagaaataaatttaccCAAGgcactcacacctgtcagaatggctattataaaaaatacaagaaataacaggggcatgtgggtggctcagtcagttaagcatctgacttcagctcaggtcatgatctcgcagttcataagttcaaaaTACCTGTGCGTTTAAAACTATCAGACGCTGATGAAATAAatcgaagaagacacaaataaatgaaagctatCCTGTGTTCATGAGtcagaagagttaatattgtttaaatgttcaTATGACCCAAAGCCATCTGgagatttaatgtaatctctatcaaaattctgatagcatttttcacagaagtagaaaaaacaatCTTCAAATTTGTATAGAATCACTAAATACCgtaatagctaaagcaatcttgaaaagaacaaagctgaaggcatcacacttcctgatttcaaactatattacataGCTTTAGTAATCtaaacagtatgttactggcattaaaaacagatacacaaaccaatggcacagaatagagaTCTCAGAAATGACTCTGTAAATATAtgatcaactaatatttgacaagggagctcaatggggaaagaataaatggtgctagaaaaaCTGGATCtccacatgtgaaagaatgaaatcaggcCCTTTATCTTGCACCAGATATCCTTGGCCACAGATTAGATAAAGACTCCATAAGTTGCAGGAAGGCAGCCAGAGGGGAGGGATTACACAGAAAGCGTCCAGATGTCCCAGATGTCGTAGGTGCCAGCAGTCCCCAGGGAGATCTGTGCGAGTCTAGCAGCAGTTGGGGGACTGGTTGTGTCTTGGTGAGGACAAACTGCCCGTTGCTCATCACCTTCTCACCTTTGGGTGGGGTGCCCCTCACTCCCTACACTTGCTGTGGACCAGGGTGAGTCTTCATCTATGATATTGGAAGACCCGGCCCACTCATCTGGGTGACAGCTCTCCTTCTGTAAGCCCAAGAACTTTTCAGTATGTATGGTGGGGGAGTGGTGGAATACACACCCTGGGTCACATATGGGAGGGTGATGAGAAGGGTCTCTGCCCCACAACCTGCTTATGACCTCTGGACTCCCCTTGCTACCATGGGGGCAGCGCTCCATTTCAGAAGTAGCCCCCAGCCAGACCCTGGGGGTCAGAGTGGTGGGCCATAGGCCAAGAGCCAGGTCTCACTCTGGGCAAGGAGGccttcctctcctgtccccatGACGTgccccacagagagagagagagagagagagatcccctCTGGGAACCTCTCCTCAGCCTCTTCACCAAAATGATCACAGAGATACCCCTCCTGGGGGAAGCCCTGCGGTGTAAGTTCAGCAGACTCTTTTCTGGGGGAGTGCTCAGGTGGTGGGGATGGAAGCGTAAGAGAGGAGGCAAGGATCCTGGCCAAGAGGAGACAGATGAGGGCAGCAGGGCCTGAGAAGCCTCCGGAATCATGGCCATAGAGCAGAGCCACAAGAGGAGTTCTGAAGCTCCAGGACCCTGGACATCCACTCTGAGCATTAGACCCAACTTGTAGTGTGTAAGTACAAGGGGGCAGCCGAATCCACAGTCGGGTGCTCGGCACTAGGGTAAACTGAGGTGCAGGAGGTGACGGGGTTCACCACTCACGCCTTGAcccttgttctttctctccatccagGTGCTTGGGACAGGGGCTGTTTCTCACCCATGATTTTCTGTGGCCCCACCAAAGAGGCCCTGGAGAGGGGaggtatttccattttataggtgggaatcagaggcccagagaaggactAACACGTGCACAGCCACACGGTGAGCTGAGCCGTCTCTGGCAGTGGGTGCACAGATGCAGCAGGTTCTGACGCCCGGGAGCCTGTAATCTTTGGCAGACACTTTACCTCTCCGAGCCCCAGTCTCCTCGCTTGTAAGACTGGGATGATTACTCCCGTCTCTTGAGGTCACTGGGAGGCTGAAATTTGGTAGATAATGCATGTGAGGTGTGGGTCCTGGTCCACGGAAGTGCTCAGACATGCCACCTGTTCTAATGGtcatcacccctccccccacctctgggaTTCAGGGGAGGAAGGACATCTGACTGCATTCAAATCTAGCCACGGTTGGAAGGCACACTGGTGGTCCCCCCGCTgcaacacccccccacccccccccacccccaagcccagCCCAAGGAGCAAGCACTCTCCATGAATTGCAAGGCTTTTATTGCTGGAATCCTCTAGTAAGACACCTGGACATGGCAGGCTGCTGAGACTACTTAGTGATCAGTTCAGTGGCTTCCTTAGGGCTCCTGGCAGTGATGGCTCCATTAACACAGAGGACTTGTGTATATTTTGTCCTGCAAAGAGAAAGTCAGGAGACCTGGTGAGACCTTGAGGGGTACGTGAGACATCAAGCTCTACTGAGCACGCACTGGACACTTTGTGGGGAGGAGCCTGCAGGCTTGTTTGGAGGGTGGCTTCTGGATCTGAGCAGGCCAAGGTGGTTCTTCCCAATCTACTGCACAACAAGAGAATCCCAGGGTGTGCCTAGAAGCTTCCTCCAATGAAACAGAGTGAAGAAGAGGGGTGACTATGATGGGATGGAGGGCAGTCTCGGATAGAAGTGGTAGACTTGGATAGAAAGAGGCTGGCAAGAAGGTCCTGGCAGGAAGAAGGTCCTGGCAGGGCTCCAGATGCATCTGGGAGACTCCAGGAATGAGCTGGTCCAGCCTGCTTCCTCCTTCTGTCCTTTGGACACTTGTTGCTGAAGCAGTAGCTTGTTCCTACTTTTGGGACAGCAGAGAGAGGATTCACTGGAATTCTCCACTCAGGGCATCCCAGCCTGGCAGGGCAGGAGGAGAACTTTTTGGAAGCTGCCTctcctcgcctcgcctcgcctcgcctcgcctcgcctcgcctctcccctcccctttcctcccctcccctcccctcccctccccttccatcATCCTCTCTCTTGGTATGTGAGGCACAGAAtggcagggcaggaggagggctTTTGGAAGCTGCCTCATCTCACCTCCCTcgcccctccctgcccgcccctcttctcccctcccctcctcctctctctcagtaTTTGAGGCACAGAATGGCCCTCTGGGACCCAGGGAATGAAGAcagatgagggttttttttttggggggggggtggaatatGGAACTTGAGGAGTTAAGAGAAAAGGAACTGATGTTTGGAGATAGGAAGCACCTAGTGCAAACAGTTTGAAGATCCAGTCTCACGTGCTGGAGAGGCTGGAGTCAGGAAGGCCAGAGCTGAGGGCCTGACACTGAGGCCAAGTGATGCCAGGGACACAGAAGGGCCTGCAGACTCCCAAGCTGGTGGCCAAGCAGCGTTGAGCAGCCTGGGCAGCCCCAAAGCTTGAGGGGTAGGCTGAATCTTCCCCACATGATCCCCTCTACTTCCCCAGCCATGGCGTCTTTCTCCTCCAGATTCCCAGGGAAGGGCCATGTGGAGAAGAAACATGAGCAACCCCCTCCTGCACTGCCCTGAGCAGACCCCCCAGACAGGCGTCAGAGGCACAGACACAGAGCTAGACCCACCAGCAAGCTGAGAGCATTCTCCTTATCCTCTTCTGTCATTTTTGCATCAACGCAGTTCTTCAGTATTCTGGCATTTTCCaatacttcagattctgtattgtATTGTGCCACTTGCTCAACATATTCGTCAGGGGTTCCCGTCAGGAATAGGTCAACATCCCTCTTCACGGCTGGCAAATTTCACAATCTGGAACACAAAGACAAGCTGACCCTCCCTTTTGAAAGACCTTCATCAGGACacattcttcccttcccttcccgccATGCTCAGAAGTGCCCTGGGAAGGTGTTAGAACCCCTGGAGAATCTGTGTCCCCAGACACTCATGTCCAGACACCTACTTCCACCCGAGATCAAGAGCAAGGCAGCCCAGAGAAGCACGAGAACACAAGCCCCCTTCATGATGCAGTGGCAGGtgctccctccccagcctggaACCCTTTTATACCTGCTGTGGCCGCAACAgtagggcagggtgggagggctGCGTCTGACATCCTTTTCCAGGAGGCACCGCCAGGCCTCTCTGGGCTGCTTCTCAGAATTGCCTGGGGGCTGTGGAGGGAGGAGATGTATGTGTGGGCAGGATCCTAAGTCCCCGAGTCAACAGATGACACTACCTTGGCTCCCCTTCCCCGTCTTGAGGGCTCTGTCCAAGTGTCAGCTGACACCAGTAAATTTCAGAACTGAAATTTTCTAGGTTGACTGGGGAAAGGGGCAAGAGAGTCTCCCAAGTCAGGCCTCCCGAATGATGCCAATGTCAGCCTGTCATTACATGTGACCTTGAAGATGGTCTGGTCTCAACTTAATGGATTTTTCAGGAAACCCAGTGCTTAGCTAGTGGACTCACAGCTAGCAAGTACCAAAAGAAGGCCGGTCTCTGGTGGCTCCTGCCCTGCCTTCATCATAATCTGTGTCCTTGACCTGCTCAGTGGCCTCCCTTGAGCCAGTCTCCTGAATCTGATTCTGGAGCCCTGAACCCTCCCCTACATGCTGGTGCCCAGGTTCTTGTCGTCTCTTGACCGAGTCTGTCACCTGGTCACTTTAATAGCACCTCAGGCAGACACAGAAATATCATTTCCCCCCAACTGGCTTCTTCTTTGAGTTTCTCTATACTGTTCATAGTATTCACACCATTATCTCTCTGGAGATACAATCCGAGGAAAAGCCAGACTGCTTCTGAGGCCTGGGACCGTCGTGTGCTCTGCGTAGCCAGCGCCCACCAAAGACCTGCTGCTTTTCTGAATCTACTCCTgccattctctcctccctcatgGGTCTCCTTTCTGCTTCTTGACCACGCCAGGGCCTTTGCACGAGCTGTTGCCACTGCCCAGGATGCTCTTCCTAACAAGTATATGATTCATGGCATAATTGCTCAGGGCTCCTCAAACGCTGCCTTATCAGAGAGACTTTCCCACATGCTTGATCCCTTATGTCAgggccccccacctcccccagcagcACATGCTGTTCTCTCCCACTTCGTCTCCCTCCATAGCACTCCTTGTCATTTGTTGAtcgtcttcccctcccccttagAGCATAATGAGCTCCAGAGAGTGAGGGCTCTGCCGTGTGTGCTGCTGCATCCCCAGGATGAGGAGAGGGGCCAAAATGTAGCAGGGACTTCACGAATGTTTGTTAGATGGAAGAAAGGAATATCTCATTTCTGTGAGTTGATAACCGAGAACATTTGTACTTAATGCTTGCTTGCTGGAGGTACCTGCTGGGCCTTTTCTCTGAGTCTCTGTGACAGAAGGAGGTTTGCTGGAGCCCAGAGCTGAAGGTAAGACAAAAGTTTTCTGGTTCCAGTCAGAACTCTATGCCAAACAGGATTCACATCCGGTAACTGCTCTTGGCTAAGAGGAACCGAGTCCTGAACTCCAGCTGTCAGCCACCATGGAGCCACTCCAGTCATGAGGCCCCAAGGTCATACCTATGATGGTCACCTCATGACGAGCTCAGGTCACTGCAGATGTTCCTCAGAGGTTCCTGGGCAACTATCCGCCTGGGAACACAAGCTTCATGTGCCCCAGACTGGccatgcttgctctttctttaCTGGGACAGAATTTCAGGGTGGTCAGGGCACTTGGGCAAGGATCACACGTCTGCTGTCCTTCACTAGGCCCTTCCTTCAAGTTCTCCCCAGCTTTGTGAGATGGTGAAGCCAGATTTTGGAGTGCTGGAGCAACACAGTCAGGATGCTGATGTCTGTGCAGACCCACTGGGTGCCACAAGTCCGTCTGAGATATCTCTTCATGTGGAGACATTCGCCGAGGTCAGGGGCACTTGCTGGCTGAAGTCTTGCCAGTATATGCAATCCTTTCCTAATGCaagtgtttggtttgttttttttttaatgcatttttatttggGGATAGTtctagacttacagaaaagttgcaaagatttGTCAAAACTGACATTGGCATATTACTACTAACTAAATTCCAGACTTTATTCGGATTTTACCAGTTTGTTCATTAATATCCTCTTTGTGTTCTAGAATCCCGTCCACATCCTACACACACTGCATTAATTGTCATGTTTTCCCAGTCTCTTCTGGTCCGTGATAGTTTCTTAGTCTTTCCTTGTTTGTCATGGCCTTGATAGTCTTGAGGACCAGGTATTACAGAATGTCCACTAAGCTGACTTTGTCTGCTGTTTTTCTCATAGTTTAAGAGTCTGAACTTTAGGTATGGGGTTTAGGGAGACACCAAAGAGGTGACGTGTCGTATTGTCACGTGGTAATATGTATCATCCCTGGTTACGTTAGCCTTGATCATTTGATTAATGTTGGCTTGGCCAGGTTTCTGCATggtttttccccttctcctacCTACTCTTTGGAAATGAATTATTAAGTCTAACCCACTCACAAGGAGGGCAGGCAATAAGCTCCACCTCCTTAAGGGAGAGTACCTATGTGTATTATCTAGAATGCTTTTGTAAAGAATATCTGTCTCTtatctccttatttatttatttaaacatttatatcagtatggactcacaCATTTAATTGTATACTTTGGGTTATCAACCAATAcaatgttatttcttttgtttgctcAAATTGTTTCAGATTTGGCCACTGGGAGTTTCCTTCTATAATTTTCATGGACTATCTCATCATGTTTGTGCCAATAAACTACTTTCCTAGATTAGAAGGTTGAGTTTAGCTCTTGAGAGCGTTTAAGCACCTTTGGTTGACCTGGCACCTTGGTATGTGGAACTCCAACTCACAATGGACATAAGAGACAAACTTTACAACCCCACAACTATTCACTAATGTTTCTGG from the Prionailurus viverrinus isolate Anna chromosome E2, UM_Priviv_1.0, whole genome shotgun sequence genome contains:
- the LOC125152557 gene encoding LOW QUALITY PROTEIN: major allergen I polypeptide chain 1-like (The sequence of the model RefSeq protein was modified relative to this genomic sequence to represent the inferred CDS: inserted 1 base in 1 codon), which codes for MKGACVLVLLWAALLLISGGNCEICXAVKRDVDLFLTGTPDEYVEQVAQYNTESEVLENARILKNCVDAKMTEEDKENALSLLVGLALCLCL